Proteins from one Homalodisca vitripennis isolate AUS2020 chromosome 3, UT_GWSS_2.1, whole genome shotgun sequence genomic window:
- the LOC124358105 gene encoding putative nuclease HARBI1 gives MDEKTYFDLLRIVTPLITKQDTKMREAITPHEKLTATLRYLSTGRTMEDLKFSTRISPQTLGRIIPETCSAIVKALNDYCKVPNTAEEWKQIAQEYGEKWNFPNCLGSMDGKHIAITPPPGSGSYFYNYKGFHSQVLFCIASANYEIIYFHFGVNGRVSDGGVLKETDFNKKLTDKSLNLPEEGIVDGEALPYVFIADDAFPLTEVIMKPFSYRVANKPRKVYNYRLSRARRMVESVFGILAERFQVLQKPITFIDLKKVNSVVVACCYLHNYFA, from the exons ATGGACGAGAAAACGTACTTTGATTTATTACGTATAGTAACACCATTGATTaccaaacaagatacaaaaatgaGGGAAGCCATTACACCACATGAAAAACTGACTGCGACATTGCGGTATCTAAGCACTGGCAGAACAATggaagatttaaagttttcaacgAGAATTTCCCCCCAAACATTAGGAAGAATAATTCCAGAGACCTGTTCAGCTATTGTCAAGGCCTTGAATGACTATTGCAAG GTACCGAATACAGCCGAGGAGTGGAAACAAATTGCACAGGAGTACGGGGAAAAATGGAATTTCCCCAACTGCCTAGGCAGCATGGATGGAAAGCATATAGCCATAACACCACCACCTGGAAGTGGTTCTTACTTCTATAACTATAAGGGTTTCCATAGTCAGGTACTTTTCTGCATTGCTAgtgcaaactatgaaataatttattttcattttggtgttAATGGCCGGGTATCTGATGGAGGAGTTCTGAAAGAGACAGACTTCAACAAGAAACTAACAGATAAAAGCCTCAATTTACCTGAAGAGGGCATTGTAGACGGCGAAGCTCTTCCATACGTATTCATTGCAGATGACGCCTTCCCCCTAACTGAGGTCATAATGAAACCCTTTTCCTATAGGGTTGCAAACAAACCTAGAAAGGTATATAACTACCGACTCTCAAGAGCACGCCGAATGGTCGAAAGTGTTTTTGGGATTCTCGCTGAGAGATTTCAGGTTCTACAAAAACCAATCACCTTCATTGACTTGAAGAAAGTGAATAGTGTTGTTGTTGCGTGCTGCTACCTGCACAACTATTTTGCGTAG